Proteins found in one Methylophilaceae bacterium genomic segment:
- the pth gene encoding aminoacyl-tRNA hydrolase yields MKNAIKLFVGLGNPGDQYITTRHNAGFWWVDLIANQTSSKLTLDSKMFGMVGKLNPHRDKWLLKPNTYMNASGKAVAALANYYHITPEEILVIHDELDLPAGQSKLKFGGGHGGHNGLRDIHAALGNSNYWRLRIGIGHPGDKHEVVNYVLKAPNKDEQNAIDESLMQSSQVLNEILSGAFEAAMLKLHTKK; encoded by the coding sequence ATGAAAAATGCCATTAAATTATTTGTAGGGCTAGGCAATCCTGGTGATCAATATATCACTACCCGCCATAACGCCGGCTTTTGGTGGGTTGATTTAATTGCTAATCAAACCAGCAGCAAATTAACATTAGATAGCAAAATGTTTGGCATGGTTGGCAAACTTAATCCTCATCGGGATAAATGGTTGCTTAAACCAAACACCTATATGAATGCAAGCGGAAAAGCCGTTGCCGCGCTGGCAAACTATTACCACATTACGCCAGAAGAGATTCTGGTGATTCATGATGAGCTCGATTTGCCAGCTGGGCAAAGCAAGCTTAAATTTGGCGGTGGGCATGGTGGGCATAACGGTCTAAGAGATATTCATGCCGCATTAGGCAACAGCAATTACTGGCGCTTACGCATTGGTATCGGCCACCCTGGCGATAAGCATGAAGTTGTCAATTATGTATTAAAAGCGCCAAATAAAGATGAGCAAAATGCAATAGACGAAAGTTTGATGCAAAGTAGCCAAGTGCTCAACGAGATTTTGAGCGGAGCGTTTGAAGCCGCCATGTTAAAATTGCACACCAAAAAATAA
- a CDS encoding ABC transporter permease subunit — protein MVISIARKELKSMFASPMGWIILALLMFAFGTYYLNGVNNYFEVMSGAIRPAERYGVTQFVGQNVYGLASFIMLFAVPLLSMRLISEERRNQTLPFLFSAPLSIIEIVVGKFVGLITFLSILIIYIAVMLSTLNLWSDIDFGYIAANSIGLFLLIASFSALGLYFSSLTSQPVVAAIFSFIALFVLMILDRFFAGDPSSTMAQLSFMKHFQSFAAGLIDTADVVYFLLFILTFLILTIRRLDADRLRG, from the coding sequence ATGGTTATTAGTATTGCAAGAAAAGAATTAAAGAGTATGTTTGCATCCCCAATGGGCTGGATTATTTTAGCGTTGCTAATGTTTGCATTTGGCACTTACTATTTAAATGGAGTCAATAATTACTTTGAAGTAATGTCTGGCGCTATTCGGCCTGCTGAGCGTTATGGTGTCACCCAGTTTGTTGGTCAAAATGTTTATGGTTTAGCGTCTTTCATTATGTTATTCGCAGTGCCATTACTATCAATGCGCTTGATTTCAGAAGAGCGCCGTAATCAGACCTTGCCATTCCTCTTTAGTGCGCCCTTATCAATTATCGAAATCGTGGTTGGTAAGTTTGTTGGTTTGATAACGTTTTTAAGTATTTTGATTATTTATATTGCTGTCATGCTTTCTACGCTTAATCTTTGGTCAGATATTGATTTTGGTTATATTGCCGCCAATTCTATTGGCTTGTTTTTATTGATAGCTAGTTTTTCCGCTTTAGGATTGTATTTTTCTAGCTTAACTTCGCAACCTGTTGTGGCGGCTATTTTTAGTTTTATTGCCTTGTTTGTGCTGATGATTTTAGATCGCTTTTTTGCTGGTGATCCCAGCAGTACAATGGCGCAACTTTCTTTTATGAAGCATTTTCAATCGTTTGCTGCTGGTTTAATTGACACAGCAGATGTTGTTTATTTTTTATTATTTATTCTTACTTTTTTAATTTTAACGATTCGTCGGCTAGATGCAGACCGTTTAAGAGGCTAA
- a CDS encoding ATP-binding cassette domain-containing protein: MNHFTVEAIELTRLYGGRAAVSNVSFNLAKGQVLGFLGPNGAGKSTTMKMLTGNLAPSLGSVKICGIDMMENPKEAKKLIGYLPEMRPLYKEFTVDEYLTIAARLHNVERKQIKKAVEIAKERCGLGHMSKRLIENLSNGYQQRVGIAQAIIHNPMVVILDEPTVGLDPVQIRDIRALIKEIGQEHSVIVSTHILPEVEMVCDHVQIIDQGKLVFNGDIDVLKRQRMGNKLLVGFKHLPELAVLARIQGVAEVEMADNHMVRIRIEDGAEPHEAIVEAAVKNGWGLYQIAPDQTSLEDVFIQLTYQESSQEQAA, from the coding sequence ATGAATCATTTTACAGTTGAAGCAATTGAATTAACGCGTCTTTATGGTGGGCGCGCTGCGGTCAGTAATGTGAGTTTCAATCTTGCCAAGGGTCAAGTATTGGGTTTTTTAGGTCCCAACGGCGCAGGTAAATCGACGACCATGAAAATGCTAACAGGCAATTTAGCACCAAGCTTAGGTAGCGTTAAAATTTGTGGGATTGATATGATGGAAAATCCCAAAGAGGCGAAAAAGCTCATCGGCTATCTGCCTGAAATGCGACCATTATATAAAGAGTTTACCGTAGACGAATATTTGACTATTGCGGCACGCTTACACAATGTGGAACGTAAGCAAATTAAAAAAGCAGTTGAAATTGCGAAAGAGCGTTGCGGTTTAGGACATATGAGTAAGCGCTTGATTGAAAATTTATCAAATGGCTATCAACAACGTGTTGGTATTGCACAAGCGATTATTCACAATCCTATGGTGGTGATTTTAGATGAGCCTACGGTTGGTTTGGATCCTGTACAAATCCGTGATATCCGTGCATTAATTAAAGAAATTGGGCAAGAGCATAGTGTGATTGTTTCTACTCATATTCTGCCAGAGGTTGAAATGGTATGTGATCATGTGCAAATTATTGATCAAGGAAAATTAGTATTCAATGGTGACATTGATGTGCTAAAACGCCAGCGGATGGGTAATAAATTATTAGTTGGTTTTAAACACTTACCCGAACTTGCTGTGTTAGCGCGTATTCAAGGTGTTGCTGAGGTGGAGATGGCCGACAATCATATGGTTCGCATTCGGATAGAAGATGGTGCTGAACCACATGAGGCAATTGTAGAGGCCGCAGTTAAAAATGGTTGGGGCTTGTATCAAATAGCGCCAGATCAAACGAGCTTAGAAGATGTATTTATTCAACTCACTTATCAAGAGAGTTCGCAAGAACAAGCTGCTTAA
- the mutM gene encoding bifunctional DNA-formamidopyrimidine glycosylase/DNA-(apurinic or apyrimidinic site) lyase, with the protein MPELPEVEITRQGLLPLVEQRVKAVVIRNPSMRWPIPDHLPNTLSNQRLMGLKRRAKYLLAHFENGTLLIHLGMSGHITLLDRNYPPEKHDHFDIQFHNGYILRLNDPRRFGAVLWAGSNPDDHVLLKALGPEPLEEGFNATYLRQQMCSRQAAIKNTIMDAHLVVGIGNIYANESLFRARIHPECPANQLSQQACEKLVIEIKATLTDALKAGGSSLRDFIAVNGKSGYFQQSYFVYGRANQPCKVCGNCINNIKLGQRSTFYCQNCQKLKA; encoded by the coding sequence ATGCCAGAATTGCCTGAGGTTGAGATAACGCGCCAAGGCTTGCTGCCACTTGTTGAGCAGAGAGTTAAAGCTGTTGTGATACGCAATCCGTCAATGCGCTGGCCCATCCCAGATCATTTACCTAATACCTTGAGTAATCAACGGCTAATGGGTTTAAAGCGCCGTGCTAAATATCTATTGGCTCACTTTGAAAATGGTACGTTGCTTATTCATCTTGGTATGTCTGGGCACATTACTTTGCTTGATAGAAACTACCCGCCAGAAAAACATGATCATTTTGATATTCAGTTTCATAATGGATACATATTACGTTTAAATGACCCAAGGCGATTTGGCGCTGTTTTATGGGCAGGCTCCAATCCAGATGACCATGTCTTATTGAAGGCGTTGGGGCCTGAGCCGCTAGAAGAAGGATTTAATGCAACATATTTGCGCCAGCAAATGTGCTCACGTCAGGCTGCTATTAAAAATACCATCATGGATGCGCATTTAGTTGTTGGTATCGGCAATATTTATGCAAATGAATCACTCTTCCGTGCCCGTATTCATCCAGAATGTCCCGCCAACCAACTGAGTCAACAAGCATGTGAGAAGCTTGTTATTGAAATTAAAGCCACATTAACAGATGCGTTGAAGGCTGGTGGTAGTAGTTTGCGAGATTTTATTGCTGTCAATGGAAAGTCTGGCTATTTTCAACAAAGCTATTTTGTTTATGGTCGTGCAAATCAACCCTGTAAAGTATGTGGCAATTGCATCAACAACATTAAGTTAGGACAACGGTCGACTTTTTATTGTCAAAATTGCCAGAAGTTAAAGGCGTAG
- a CDS encoding 50S ribosomal protein L25/general stress protein Ctc — MSINIKATKRDVKGTSASRRLRRAGSVPGVIYGGESPAIPLLFDHKALFMEFRHEAFHASILNLEIDGKKEDVLLRDYQLHPVRNTIQHVDFQRVSATEKIHVKVPFHFINEETCPGVKTGGGNIAHILNEAEVSCLAKNLPEFIEVDLGALEAGESIHLSEIKLPEGVEFVQLAHGADPAVSSVNKPRGASADGETAAAAPTTLVGGETAEGDTAADEAE; from the coding sequence ATGAGTATTAATATTAAAGCAACCAAACGTGACGTAAAAGGTACGAGTGCGAGCCGCCGCCTACGTCGCGCTGGCAGTGTTCCAGGTGTCATTTATGGTGGTGAGAGCCCAGCTATTCCATTATTATTTGATCATAAAGCGTTATTTATGGAATTTCGTCATGAAGCATTCCATGCGTCTATCCTAAACCTAGAAATTGATGGTAAAAAAGAAGATGTTTTATTGCGTGACTACCAATTACACCCAGTTCGCAACACCATTCAACACGTTGATTTTCAACGTGTTTCTGCAACTGAAAAAATTCACGTTAAGGTACCTTTCCACTTCATCAATGAAGAGACTTGCCCTGGCGTTAAAACAGGTGGCGGTAATATTGCCCACATCTTAAACGAAGCGGAAGTAAGCTGCTTAGCTAAAAACTTACCAGAGTTTATTGAAGTAGATTTAGGCGCACTAGAAGCAGGTGAATCAATTCACCTGTCAGAAATCAAATTACCTGAGGGTGTTGAGTTTGTGCAACTAGCACATGGCGCAGACCCTGCAGTGAGTTCAGTCAATAAACCACGTGGCGCTAGCGCAGATGGTGAAACAGCCGCAGCAGCACCAACAACATTGGTTGGTGGCGAAACAGCTGAGGGCGACACAGCTGCAGATGAAGCTGAGTAA
- a CDS encoding GldG family protein, with product MKMNRSLKLQMLAQSWFFVILFIALVIILGFLAHQYRYAVDITQANRNLLTQGSIEVLAQMKDPVNITVFATNDDPSRGDTFRKGMLDFVARYQREKKDITLTFINPTEEPKLVQEANIKQDGEVVVEYNKRTEHIFPPIVEQDMTNLLVRLSRTNTKPVMFLDGHGERHLQGIKNHDLGEFGKQLETKGFKFANPDLTIAQEVPRNGAMLVIASPQVDVSEVEAKKIKAYIESGGNLLWLLDDDNLRGLDEVADYLGIQVSPGIVVDMSATQYGADAKVAFNSMYGDHAITRNFQLRTLFPEAHEVDAQASYELGWKVGRLVDVAPNGWLESERIEAGVQNKKVSFDVETDKRGPINVGITLERIYGKKGQRVVVMGNANFLSNTFVTNGGNLDFGINIVNWLAGDDELITIQPMPLKDANIAIPSTDAGRMVAWTVFHGFQFFIPLGFVIAGFWLWWRRRKA from the coding sequence ATGAAAATGAATCGCAGTTTAAAGCTCCAGATGCTGGCGCAAAGTTGGTTTTTTGTTATTTTATTCATCGCATTAGTGATCATTTTAGGTTTTCTTGCACACCAATATCGATACGCTGTTGATATTACCCAAGCCAACCGTAATCTTTTGACGCAAGGCAGTATTGAGGTGCTTGCGCAAATGAAAGATCCTGTGAATATTACGGTATTTGCTACAAACGATGATCCTAGTCGCGGCGATACGTTTCGTAAGGGAATGTTGGATTTTGTTGCTCGTTATCAGCGTGAGAAAAAAGACATTACACTCACCTTTATTAACCCAACTGAAGAGCCTAAACTGGTTCAAGAAGCCAATATTAAGCAAGATGGCGAAGTGGTAGTTGAGTATAACAAGCGGACTGAACATATTTTTCCGCCCATCGTAGAACAAGATATGACGAATCTGCTGGTTCGCTTGTCGCGCACGAACACCAAGCCAGTGATGTTTTTAGATGGTCATGGCGAACGCCACTTGCAGGGGATTAAAAACCACGATTTAGGCGAGTTTGGTAAACAGCTAGAAACAAAAGGGTTTAAGTTTGCTAATCCTGATTTGACGATTGCACAAGAAGTGCCAAGAAACGGTGCGATGTTGGTGATTGCCAGTCCGCAGGTGGATGTCAGTGAAGTTGAGGCCAAAAAAATTAAGGCCTACATCGAATCTGGCGGCAACTTATTGTGGTTGCTTGATGATGACAATCTGCGCGGACTGGATGAAGTGGCTGACTATTTAGGCATTCAAGTGTCTCCTGGTATTGTGGTTGATATGTCAGCTACTCAGTATGGTGCAGATGCGAAAGTTGCGTTCAATAGTATGTATGGCGATCATGCGATTACGCGTAACTTTCAGTTGCGTACCTTATTTCCTGAAGCACACGAAGTGGATGCGCAAGCCTCTTACGAGTTAGGTTGGAAGGTGGGCCGTTTGGTTGATGTTGCTCCCAATGGTTGGTTAGAGTCTGAAAGAATAGAGGCTGGGGTACAAAATAAAAAAGTCAGCTTTGATGTTGAGACAGATAAACGCGGTCCAATTAACGTTGGTATTACGTTGGAGCGCATCTACGGCAAAAAAGGTCAACGCGTGGTGGTCATGGGTAATGCTAATTTTCTCTCTAATACCTTTGTAACCAATGGCGGTAACCTTGATTTTGGTATCAATATTGTTAATTGGTTAGCTGGTGATGATGAGCTAATTACCATCCAACCAATGCCACTTAAAGATGCAAATATAGCCATACCGAGTACTGATGCTGGCCGCATGGTGGCATGGACGGTATTTCATGGTTTTCAGTTTTTCATTCCACTGGGCTTTGTCATTGCGGGTTTTTGGCTATGGTGGAGACGCAGAAAAGCTTAA
- the lolB gene encoding outer membrane lipoprotein LolB, whose product MTAFHSNTLVLCFLALSFTGCAAFKTQNTPSTTTTASEAAILHAHHMVLVSNIEQFSITGRLGVTTHPKGFSGRVAWQHKADGDNIDIFSPIGGKVAHIIKTDDQILLTNSKNETITAPDAETLTAQSLGFKLPLSGLSYWALGQPSTIGLAAYITWDDEGRIQHLKQDGWDITYRDYVFNDGYFLPKKITLRSDELIIKLIVEQWSDLQSR is encoded by the coding sequence ATGACAGCCTTTCACAGTAATACGCTTGTCTTGTGCTTTCTTGCGCTTTCATTTACTGGATGTGCTGCATTCAAAACCCAAAACACGCCCAGTACAACAACCACAGCCTCTGAGGCAGCTATTTTGCATGCGCATCATATGGTATTGGTTTCCAATATCGAGCAGTTTTCTATTACTGGCCGTTTAGGCGTCACAACTCACCCCAAAGGATTCTCGGGCAGAGTAGCATGGCAACACAAAGCAGATGGCGACAATATTGATATCTTCTCTCCAATAGGTGGAAAAGTTGCCCATATCATCAAAACAGATGACCAAATACTGCTGACTAATAGCAAAAATGAAACCATCACTGCACCTGATGCTGAAACACTAACAGCACAATCGCTCGGCTTTAAATTGCCATTAAGCGGATTAAGTTATTGGGCTTTGGGGCAACCTAGCACAATAGGCCTAGCTGCTTACATAACATGGGATGATGAAGGCCGAATTCAACATTTAAAGCAAGATGGCTGGGATATTACTTATCGAGACTATGTATTCAATGATGGTTATTTTTTACCTAAGAAAATAACATTACGATCAGACGAATTAATCATCAAGTTAATCGTTGAACAATGGTCTGACCTACAAAGTAGATAA
- a CDS encoding DUF4340 domain-containing protein, which produces MKKRWILNIIMLAVVAGLVAFLYLRPQADVEEKANYEVSQLKLADIRAVKVEFPAKSPVMFEKLDGYWLMKAPYKQRADQLSVQRILSIIAAKSEYKFPISDLAKFGLDNPLVRVTITNEGGEEVFSYGAYNTVTNEQYIAYQDGVYLLSVGYSEAASTQPIEMVDKNILSPAETKQLTGFDFSLLEQWEALHLNLDMDNNGQWKTNVAKAKPTQNDLNEWLEFSWKQNPAKEVETYTPDRNASYPSLTLKMRNGKKVRIEKMMESPELLLARPDEGLIYHYNNDVGFTMLNPPLNIK; this is translated from the coding sequence ATGAAAAAAAGATGGATATTGAACATCATCATGCTAGCCGTAGTGGCTGGCTTGGTTGCTTTTCTTTACTTAAGACCTCAAGCAGATGTTGAAGAAAAAGCCAATTATGAAGTTTCTCAGTTAAAACTTGCAGATATCCGCGCGGTTAAAGTTGAGTTTCCAGCAAAGTCGCCAGTGATGTTTGAGAAGTTGGACGGGTATTGGCTGATGAAAGCGCCATACAAACAGCGGGCTGATCAGCTATCAGTTCAGCGCATTTTGTCTATTATTGCAGCAAAAAGTGAATATAAATTTCCCATCTCAGATTTAGCTAAATTTGGTTTAGATAATCCATTGGTTCGAGTGACAATTACGAATGAAGGTGGTGAAGAAGTGTTTAGTTATGGTGCGTACAATACAGTGACTAATGAACAGTATATTGCTTACCAAGATGGCGTTTATTTACTAAGTGTGGGTTATTCAGAAGCAGCCAGTACGCAGCCAATTGAAATGGTGGATAAAAATATACTTTCACCTGCTGAGACTAAGCAATTGACAGGCTTTGACTTCTCGCTATTAGAGCAGTGGGAAGCGTTGCATTTGAATCTTGATATGGATAATAATGGTCAATGGAAAACCAATGTGGCAAAAGCTAAACCTACGCAAAACGATTTAAATGAGTGGTTGGAATTTAGCTGGAAACAAAACCCTGCAAAAGAGGTTGAAACCTATACACCAGATCGCAACGCAAGCTATCCTTCCTTGACGCTTAAAATGCGCAATGGTAAAAAAGTGCGTATTGAAAAAATGATGGAATCGCCAGAGTTGTTGTTGGCAAGACCTGATGAGGGATTAATTTATCACTATAATAATGACGTGGGTTTTACGATGCTCAATCCCCCACTTAATATCAAATAG
- a CDS encoding tetratricopeptide repeat protein: MKNMKKLFLMTCIAIASIGSVFAEADGAANPTITTANPEFIYKYLLGEVAGQRGDLSLASQLFLDLANKTRDARLAERAAKVAAYGRHQKLALDATTLWAELDPSSLEAQQASSQMLISTGDVESAMPHIKNLLSKDDTRSNTFLYLNDLLSNQTDKKQTLAIIKNLAEPYPTSAEGHFAVAKAAWLAEDPIIAKNAIATAIKLRPDWEVAALVKGQILGQESSDKAITFYKQYLKNNAQANNVRMDYAKLLVSLKRYSEAKPEFIKLTDIEKDNPDTNAVVGLLSLEANEFDMANQYLQQALDNDFKDPEQLYIYLGIIAERKKNDSKALEWYYQVPKNNPHFLDARLAVASVIARTEGTDAAISMLNKLDELTSMQQITVAQAQASLLAQEDRHQEAFNLIEKTINTVSNTPQLIYDYAMAAERIGKLDLMENELRKVIQLQPDFAAAYNALGYSFADRNIRLNEAKILIQTAHKLSPNDHYILDSLGWVEYRLGNYELAIEYLRKAHSIQPDPEISAHLGEVLWKQGLQEEAKKVWNEALKLFPTNNILVSTAKKFKG, from the coding sequence ATGAAAAACATGAAAAAATTATTTTTAATGACGTGCATAGCCATAGCCAGCATTGGTTCTGTCTTTGCAGAAGCAGATGGCGCAGCCAACCCAACCATCACCACCGCAAATCCAGAATTTATCTATAAATACTTATTAGGTGAAGTGGCTGGTCAGCGTGGCGACTTATCTTTAGCCAGCCAACTATTTTTAGACCTTGCCAACAAAACCAGAGATGCGCGTTTAGCAGAACGCGCGGCTAAAGTGGCCGCTTATGGTCGCCATCAAAAACTTGCGCTAGATGCAACAACACTTTGGGCAGAGCTTGATCCCTCATCTTTAGAGGCACAACAAGCATCCAGCCAAATGTTGATTTCTACGGGTGATGTTGAAAGTGCAATGCCACATATCAAAAATTTGCTCAGCAAAGATGATACGCGCAGCAATACTTTTTTATATCTCAATGATTTACTCAGCAATCAAACAGACAAAAAACAAACCCTGGCTATTATCAAGAATTTAGCCGAGCCCTATCCAACATCAGCTGAAGGTCATTTTGCAGTTGCAAAAGCAGCTTGGCTAGCAGAAGACCCTATCATAGCTAAAAATGCCATTGCCACTGCGATAAAATTACGCCCTGATTGGGAGGTTGCTGCATTAGTAAAGGGTCAAATATTAGGACAAGAATCCTCAGACAAAGCCATTACTTTCTACAAACAATATCTAAAAAATAACGCCCAGGCGAATAATGTGCGTATGGATTATGCCAAATTGCTCGTCAGTTTGAAGCGCTATAGTGAAGCAAAGCCAGAGTTTATTAAACTGACCGATATCGAAAAAGACAATCCAGACACGAACGCCGTTGTAGGATTGTTGTCGTTAGAAGCAAATGAATTTGACATGGCCAATCAATATCTACAGCAAGCACTGGATAATGATTTTAAAGATCCAGAACAACTTTATATTTATCTTGGCATTATTGCTGAGCGCAAAAAAAATGATAGCAAGGCATTGGAATGGTATTACCAAGTACCAAAAAATAACCCCCATTTCTTAGATGCAAGACTGGCTGTTGCGAGCGTAATTGCACGTACAGAAGGCACAGATGCGGCAATTAGCATGTTAAACAAATTAGACGAATTAACATCAATGCAACAAATTACTGTTGCTCAGGCGCAAGCAAGTCTGCTCGCACAAGAGGACCGTCATCAAGAAGCGTTTAATCTCATCGAAAAAACAATAAACACTGTCTCCAATACACCACAATTAATTTACGACTATGCGATGGCAGCTGAGCGTATTGGCAAACTTGATTTAATGGAAAATGAATTGAGAAAAGTGATTCAGTTGCAACCAGACTTTGCCGCCGCCTATAACGCGCTAGGTTACTCTTTTGCAGACCGCAATATCCGTTTGAATGAAGCCAAAATATTGATACAAACAGCGCATAAATTGTCACCAAACGATCACTATATTTTAGATAGTTTAGGCTGGGTGGAGTATCGTCTAGGTAATTATGAATTAGCCATCGAATATTTACGCAAGGCGCACAGTATTCAACCAGATCCTGAGATATCAGCGCATTTAGGCGAGGTTCTATGGAAGCAAGGCTTGCAAGAAGAGGCAAAAAAAGTATGGAACGAGGCACTAAAACTGTTCCCAACCAATAATATCCTAGTTAGCACAGCTAAAAAATTCAAAGGTTAA
- the ispE gene encoding 4-(cytidine 5'-diphospho)-2-C-methyl-D-erythritol kinase, with the protein MSDFHDFLAPAKVNVFLHVTGQRPDGYHTLQSAFQLLDFYDTVSLKPTTGNQITRITPMHGIPAHDDLCVRAAQALQQASGYQHGVEIKLEKHIPMGGGLGGGSSDAATVLLALNQLWGLHLTRDALMKIGLSLGADVPFFIFGQNAWAEGIGEILTPLTLPAAYYVVLTPQIQVSTAKIFTHSRLTKDTKPLKIADFSNGANSSLFRNDLEKVVCEEFTAVASTLEWLNQYGQARMSGSGASVFVVVDSLAKAKSIFAKKPTSVQGFVAKALNQHPLYELAT; encoded by the coding sequence ATGTCTGATTTTCACGATTTTCTTGCGCCCGCAAAAGTAAATGTATTTTTACATGTTACTGGACAACGTCCAGATGGCTATCACACCTTACAAAGCGCTTTTCAACTCTTAGATTTTTATGACACCGTTTCATTAAAACCAACCACCGGTAATCAGATTACACGCATTACACCTATGCATGGCATACCTGCACATGACGATTTATGTGTAAGAGCAGCACAAGCCTTGCAACAAGCATCGGGTTATCAACATGGTGTAGAAATTAAATTGGAAAAACATATCCCAATGGGGGGTGGCCTTGGTGGTGGTAGCTCAGATGCAGCAACGGTATTACTTGCGCTCAACCAATTATGGGGACTTCATTTAACACGTGACGCACTAATGAAAATTGGCTTATCATTGGGTGCTGATGTGCCATTTTTTATTTTTGGGCAAAATGCATGGGCAGAAGGCATTGGAGAAATCCTAACACCATTGACCTTACCAGCGGCATACTATGTTGTTTTAACACCGCAAATCCAAGTATCCACTGCTAAAATATTTACACATTCTAGATTGACAAAAGACACGAAACCATTGAAAATAGCGGACTTTTCAAACGGTGCAAATTCTAGTTTGTTTAGAAATGACCTTGAAAAAGTAGTTTGTGAAGAATTTACAGCAGTTGCGTCTACCCTTGAGTGGCTTAATCAATATGGTCAAGCGCGCATGAGCGGATCGGGTGCATCTGTATTTGTAGTGGTTGATTCACTAGCAAAGGCAAAGTCAATTTTTGCAAAAAAGCCAACCAGTGTACAAGGCTTTGTTGCAAAAGCGTTAAATCAGCATCCTTTGTATGAGTTAGCAACATAA
- a CDS encoding ribose-phosphate pyrophosphokinase has product MMVFTGNANPILAEEVAQNLGIELGRADVGRFSDGEIMLEILENVRGRDVFVLQSTSHPNNDTLMEVMVMVDALRRSSAGRITAAIPYLGYSRQDRRPRSARVAITAKVVANMLTSVGVNRLLTMDLHSDQIQGFFDIPVDNIYATSILLDDLKKYQYKDLVVVSPDIGGVVRARAAAKQLGADLAIIDKRRPKPNVAKVMNIIGEVAGRTCVIMDDMVDTANTLCEAAAALKEQGALKVLAYATHPVLSGSAAERIANSALDELVVTNTIPLSEASKSCQKIRQLSAAVLLAETIRRISKEDSVSSLFMD; this is encoded by the coding sequence ATGATGGTATTCACAGGGAATGCGAACCCAATTCTAGCCGAAGAAGTTGCTCAGAACCTTGGTATTGAGCTTGGCCGCGCAGACGTTGGCCGATTTTCAGATGGCGAAATTATGCTAGAAATCCTTGAGAATGTGCGCGGCCGTGATGTGTTCGTGTTGCAGTCAACTAGCCATCCAAATAATGATACCCTGATGGAAGTCATGGTCATGGTTGACGCCTTGCGTCGTTCATCAGCTGGCCGCATCACCGCCGCTATCCCCTATTTAGGCTACTCAAGACAAGACCGTCGTCCGCGCTCTGCTCGTGTAGCCATCACAGCTAAAGTAGTCGCCAATATGCTTACTAGTGTTGGCGTGAATCGTCTACTAACCATGGATTTGCATTCAGATCAAATACAAGGCTTCTTTGATATTCCTGTCGATAATATCTACGCAACTTCTATCTTGCTAGACGACTTAAAAAAATATCAATATAAAGATTTGGTCGTCGTATCGCCTGACATTGGTGGTGTGGTTCGTGCTCGCGCTGCCGCCAAACAATTAGGTGCAGATTTGGCCATTATTGATAAGCGCCGGCCTAAACCAAACGTGGCAAAGGTGATGAATATTATTGGTGAAGTAGCTGGCCGTACTTGCGTGATTATGGATGACATGGTCGACACTGCAAACACACTTTGCGAGGCAGCGGCAGCATTAAAAGAACAAGGCGCACTAAAAGTATTAGCTTATGCAACGCATCCCGTATTATCGGGTTCTGCTGCAGAACGCATTGCCAACTCTGCGCTAGATGAATTAGTCGTGACTAACACGATTCCATTGAGTGAGGCATCAAAAAGCTGTCAAAAAATCCGTCAGCTCAGTGCTGCCGTATTGTTAGCAGAAACCATTCGCAGAATTAGTAAAGAAGACTCTGTTTCTTCTTTATTTATGGATTAA